The segment TTAGTTCTTTGAAAATTAAACGGCGGATAACAATGGATGACGCAGTTGTGGTTGAATTGCATGGCTTCGCCGATGCATCTGATGCTGCCTATGGCTGTTGTATTTACCTGCGGAACGAGATGAACGATGGAACAGCTACAGTTCGACTAATTTGTAGTAAATCCAAAGTGGCTCCAATTAAAGAGACACAGAGATCTGTCAAACCGAACGCGAAGGTTGCTGAGATGACAACACCTCGACTCGAACTTTGTGCGGCAGAGCTGTTGGCGAATCAAATGAAGGAAGTGTGCGATGCTTTAGCCTTTGACCCACAGCAGGTGGTGCTTTGGTCTGATTCCAAAATAGTGCTGTGTTGGTTAGACAGAATGAAACTTGACACTCCAGTGTTCGTGAAAAATCGTGTTACAAGAATAAGACAGCTGTTTCCCAGATGTATGTGGCGGTATGTATCGACAAAAGCCAATCCTGCGGATTTAGTATCGCGTGGTGTCTTTCCTGCTGCTTTGATGTTAAGTGAACTTTGGTGGGACGGACCTGAATTTCTGCGTAGTGCTAAAATTGAAGACGATGCTGTCGTGTTTGAAGAAGATGAATCTGAAGAATCAGACCAAGTTGCGACGATGAGTATTCCGGAGTGTCGTCCTTATGATAATATATTGGCGTGTAGcaattttcgccaattacagcGGGTTTTCTCCTATGTCGCTCGCTTTATTTACAACTGTCGTGTAAAAGATAAGTCCTGTCGTAGATGTGGGAAACTGAACGCCAAAGATCTTAGTGATGGTTTGTTAACCATGGTGATTATCGTTCAGCAAGCGGTATATCACGAAGAAATCGATTGCATCCTGAGAGGTAAGCCGATCAAGGGAAAATTAAAGAACTTGAATCCTATATATGACGAGAACGAGAAACTTTTAAGAGTTGGTGGCCGTATTAGTAATTCTGATTTACCAAAAAATCAGAAGCATCCGATGATACTACCTGAGAAAAATCACTTTACCACCATTTTGGTAGAGGATTTGCATCGCGAGTATTTGCATGTAGGTCTCAATGGGTTACTTGCTGCTATACGACAGAATTTTTGGCCAGTAAATGCAAAGAGAACGATTCATCGAGTACTTCGAAGGTGCATTACCTGTTTTCGGGCAAGACCCAGGGAGCCACAACAGTTCATGGGGGATCTTCCGGAATTTCGTGTAACCCCAGCCGACCCATTCAGCAGAACCGGTGTTGATTATGCCGGTCCATTCATTTTAAAGGTGGGCCGTGGTAAAACCAGAATAAAGTCTTACGTAAGCCTATTTGTCTGTATGGTCACCAAGGCTATCCACCTGGAATTGGTGACGTCATTATCAACTGAGGGTTTTCTTGCGGCTCTACATCGTTTCGTCGGTCGTCGAGGAAATCCATCAGAAATGTACTCTGATAACGGAACTAATTTCCGAGGAGCTGAGAGACAACTCGCAGAACTTAGGGAATTGTTGAATTCACAGATTTTTGATAAGAAGGTTAACCAATTTTGCCAGTCTAGAGGAATTTCCTGGCACTTCAACCCTCCTAAGGCTCCACACCAGGGTGGTCTTTGGGAGGCCAACGTCAAATGTATGAAAACTCATTTGTACAAGGTTTTAAATGAAAGTTACCTTACATACGAGGAAATGATTACTTTGCTAGCACAGATAGAGGCAATTTTGAACTCTAGACCTCTTGTACAATTGACAGACGATCCGTTTGATTACAGAGCCTTAAGTCCTGGTCATTTTTTAATCGGACGAGAATTAATTGCAATAGCTGAGCCACAATATGACGATATAAAGGAGACCACGCTTTCCAGATACCAGTTGGTGCAGAAGAGAAAACAAAGTTTTTGGCGTAGATGGTCAAATGAGTACCTTACTGGTTTGCAAAGGCGGAGCAAATGGTTTAAAAATCCAACTCTACTGCGAAATGGTTTATTGGTCATCTTGAAGGAGGACAACATGCCGCCTCAAACATGGAAGCTTGGTCGTATTGTTGAGACGTATCCTGGTAAGGACGGAGTTACCCGTGTGGTCACAGTCCGCACTACTGAGGGTACCTATCGCAGACCGACAACGCAAATTGCAGTACTTCCAATCGACGACAGAGACCGTGATGAAAATTGAGGTGCCTACCTCAATGGCGGGAGAATGTTTAACGAAATTTAGCGTGTAAGACATTTTTTAACTCAACCCTGTATTTTGGTATAAACACACCCCTACgtatgttggcaacaaaaatcaTCAGTTATGTGAAATCTGTATCGAAGATCAGACGCAAAATAAAGAACCCTTTTTAATACAGTCCACGAGTGCTTTTTTCCACTGACTATCCGAAGGACAATGCGGATATCagcacgcggggcacgatcttctaCCAATCTAGTCATTTCGTCTGCTTTGCTGAaggcatggatattatcggcagaaccctcaaagaaaaacaattttaatcACTTAATAAGTAGGAAAGCCGTGAAATGTTACTACCTGCTTTGTTATTTAGAAGATTGGACGAATTtcttatgacacattccagcgttacgggacattaTCCCTAcaatgcagatcggttcctgtttcattaaatccctggcattctagcggaaaataaagtactcttttaacaactattttacaaagtatttgccaaaaatttggtgaaaccggaggcgattcacagggtaacaatgggtgctaattgtgtccggtaacgctggaatgtgtcttatacaaatttcaagagaTTCGGCAACATCCAGCTTCTAAATATTTTTGACGGGGTGGAGAACGTCTACGAAAATGTACTCGGCTACTTTGGATTTGAAAAGAAAAATTCTTTCTCCGGTAGTTCTTTCTAAGCTTTTGTTACGTCTGGAACATGATTCTCCTTGGGTTGGATTCCAGAATTACTTTTTGTATCACAGTGACTACATGAAATTTTGTCGACTCCTGCTTTGTTTAATGTATCAAAAAGATCTTTTGTGGATCCTAATCGTGTTTGCAGCTGATTATTTCTACTAATATAAACAATAGTATTCACGTTGCGTAAGCGGTGTATtccgtgtatatactgccgctattcgaACTACAGTCCCCTTTTCTATAGAGATGGAACTGttttttttatgggagcctgaaccactgcgaccattagttaaatctattgtggtatactccgaGTTGCTGTTTGCACAATCAGTTCGTTCCATCACTACGAGTCAGAGTGTTGGTCGCCCTATGAATTTGCATTTCCCTCCAACAGAGTATGACTTCCTTAATGAATTTCAGTACCTTTTTTGTTTTAGCAGACCATATCTCGCGCTAGGCGTTAGAACGCCCTCTCCGAGAATACGCAGTCTTCGTTGAATTAGAGCGCTGCATTAACACAGTATATGTTCTGAGGTCTCGATCTCAAAAttacagaatcgacatatatcaaCTGTCAGCTTACCTATATTTTTAAGGTGATATCTGCTCGGACAGTGTCCGGTTAAAAGACCGGTCAGCGTACTCAGATCCACTTTATTCAAACTGATTAAGCTGCGTGTGATGCTTTTGCATGGCGTAATGAAACATTTTGATTGTCGTAATGTTGGAGCAGCTCTCCAGTTGGCATCAATCGTTGATGATTCGCAGACTTTGAGCTCAGCTTTTACGCAGGCTGTAGACACCCCGCAGAATGGCTCAGGCCCAACGAATTCAGTTGAGGAACATTATAATAACATAAATTAACATTGTTAGTTAAAGCCAATTGTCTTAGGGAGAGGATGCATTCCCAAACCAGCTTTGACTGGCATGTGTATGCCTCTAaggcatttagagctgcttgactatcggagaaaatacagatattggcatgtctgcatttcctagtcaagcaaatgtttgTACAAGTTGATATGGCAGGTATTTCTGCTTGGAAGACTTTGGGCCACTGTCCCATTGGAATTGATATGTCGATTCCTGGTCCAGTAACCCCAGCTCCTGTAAATTTGCCAATTTTAGAACCATCGGTGTAAAACAGGAGTGATCCCGGACAAGTCTTAGGACCACCTTCTTCCCATAATCTGCGATCGGTTTCGGTTACTTTGAAGGGTATATCGAAGTTTGTCCTAGTTTCCATCCAGTCTTCGTTCATGATTACCAGGGTGTTCAGTTGAAAATCTCGGAGGATTCGTAGGTATCCATTGCGATCCCCATCTTGAAAATGTTTAACACGCTTAAGCCTAAGAGCACCTTTTTGTGCTTTAAGCTGTACGAATTGGTGCCACGGTAGAAGATATAAAAGAGCATCTAGAGCTTTGGAAGGTGTGCTGGTCATTGGTCCAGTTACTGAAGAGCACGCCAAACGTTGtagctttccaagcatttttgaGCTGTTATTTGTGTAGTTTTAGGCCACCACAATAGCGAAGCATATGTTAGTCTGGGTCTCACaattgccgaatagatccagTGAATCATCCTCGGTTTAAGTCCACACTTTTTGCCAAATGTATTGCTGCAAGCCCAAAAAGCATTGTTTGCTTTTGAGATTACATACTCtagatcagcggttcccaaatgggggttcgcgaacccccaggggttcgccaaaactttagttcgctgcagaatagtatagggaaatccgtcagggggtacgcgaatcggaaaaaggttgggaaccgctgctctagATGATCGTTCCAATTTAGCTTATGGTCAAGTATTTTGTACGTTTGGATAGCTGCAATTGGACTCCCCTCAGCTGCAGAGCTGCAATACTGTATTTCCTTCTTCTTGTAAATTGTATTATGACTGTTTTAGAAGGGTTAATACAGTCCTTCCAAGTCACACCATTTAAGCGTGTAGTTCAGGGCAGATTGCATTCTATTGGAAATAGTATGTTCATACTTTCCCCTTACTAAAATTGTTATATCGTCAGCGAATCCTATGACTTCATAGCCTGTTTCAGCCAATTTATTTAGAAGATAATCGACTACTAGGGACCACAGCATAGGAGATAGGACTCCCCCTTGAGGGCAACCTCTAGTTGGTTTTGTCGTTAAAGTAGATCCTCCCAGTTTTGTAGTTATTATGCGGTTGGTTAACATAGCATGTATCCTACTGGAAATGCACCTGTCAAAACCCCGTTTCTCCATGGCTTTATTTATTGAATTGTGGGAGGCATTATCAAATGCTccctcaatatcaagaaaagctgcAAGTGATATTTCTTTActgtcaaaagacttttctatttttgaaATCAACGTATGAAGTGCTGTTTCAGTTGATTTTCCTGCTTGGTAGGCAAACTGGAATTTGTTCAAAGGTCTTCTTTTCAAATATGATAATTTGATATGATGatccatgattttttcaaacgtTTTTAAAATCACAGATGTGAGACTGATTGGTCTGTGTGCTTTCGGATTCGTCCTGTCACGTTTTCCAGCTTTAGGAATGAAGATAACCCGGACTTCTCGCCATTTCTTCGGAATGTATCCTAGTATCAAACTTGCCCTAAACATCTTAATCAGAAGAGGAACCGTGATATCCTTGCTTTTTTGTAATAGCACTGGATAAATTCCATCTAATCCTGTAGACTTGAAGGGACCTATAGAATCCACTGCCCACTCAATTCTCGACTCCGTGAAAATAACACTGGCTAATTCTTGAACTCCATCTTCGTCCCTAATTGAACTAGACTGAGCTGCGTTGAAGCCCTGTGCGTCATCGGAAGACGTTTGATTTGAGCCTGGAAAGTGTGTGTCTATCATGATACTAAGCAATTCCGGAGAATCGGTTGCAAACTGGCCATGTTTATTTTTTAGGCTTCCAAGTCCATtagtgtgatcttttgaaagGGCTTTGTGAAGTCTTGCTACAACAGGCAAGCTGTCAACTTACATGCGAGCAATTCCTCCAATCCCTTCTTTTAGATTTACGGATTTCTCGATTGTACTTACGATTCCACCATGACGCGTCTTTGCTTGAAGTTTTCCGCTTCAGTGGGCAGCTTTCCTCAAAAGCTGTCATGATATTAGTGGTAAATGTTGACGAGACTGTTTCAAGGAACTGTTACGCGATGGTTTCTTTCTTATAACCAGTCAACCTGACGATCtcgaaaatatattttaattcaGTCCCTTTTCCTCCCTTACTCAGTGGAAGAGTTCCCAAACGATGAATCATGTGGTGAAAAGAGgtcattttgttttgaaatgagCGTTTGCACGTGACGGGTATCACCCGTTTAGTATTGTTGGGTTTCCTTAAAATTTCGAAATCAAAATTTGTGGAATTTCTTACAACAACAACCTCTAGGAATGGAAGTTTGTTGTTCTATCCCTTCTCGATTGTAAAATTATTATCTCTATGGACATTATTGAGTATTTTTAAGAGAGagttttaaaatacaaaaaatgtcGTCCACAAATCTCCATTAGCAATCTGGTAAAACATTGATTTTCCGTAACTTATTTTCTATGTTTGCCATAGACAACTCACATAAGAAAAGTGACAGGGGATTCCTCATTGGGGCTCTCCAGATTTGCTTATAAAAGTGGCCTCTAAATTCGAAATgattgttttacaaagttggttcaAGCTCAAGTAGCCTTTAACCTTTGTTCTCCACTGATTTCCACTACGTTGTAAAAGTAGCCAAGTTTTACGGTTACGTTCATGGGAACACTAACGAACAAGGCCGTTACCTCAAATGATATCGTGTGATTTCCTCAGTTCGAATGTTACCTGAAGTTTTTAAGTTTTCAATTAATCCTCTAGTGCGCTGAACTGATCGGCTTGGAAATTTCTTTGGCCTAGCTTGAAACtgtttgctgctttttcggttGAGGATCCTTCTGCGGAAATAATTTCCCTCATTCCATTACCAGGTTTGTGAATTTTTGGGAAGCTCGGAGGAATTCGGGGTTAGATATACTCGTACGAAAACTTTTCCAGGTATCATTAATAATGCTTTTGTGATCCTGAATAGTTTTATCATCACGTTTAACCATTTTGGCAGGGGTATTCGATTCGGATTAAAATGTTACTTATTACATTTGAAGCTAGCAAAAAAGAAGACAGTTTCAAGACCTTCTGAAAAAAGTAAAGAGAGCCGAACAGCAGAAAGAAAACGTAAACTGAGAGATAAAAACCTTGAACAAAACTGTTAGATAAAAAGacagttttatttttgaaagaaaaaaaatagtcaAGAGAACAACAGCGGGTTTCTTATATTATCTCTTATCAATAACAATAACGATgagacaatccataaatattGGTACTCAGTaaaagtttgaatgtaattgctgccaaagttggttctaaTGCTGTTTGATAGTCTATATGTATGTCTCTGTCTATGTTTAACGCTCAACTTGGTTGGAAATGTTCAACTTAATAGCAAACTTtattgctgtaaaaacaaataaatacccCAGAAAAAAGCCACCTGTTAGTGGTCAATGaaactaataaaattttaataagcTTCATTTAAAACAATAAAGCATACAAATTGTTTCATGAATGTGTCCCACTTTACTTAGCATCGTTGGTCGTTTGGTAGATGAACTTTCGAGCGACGTTGTCAATTAATAGTAgtacgcaaaaaaaaaagaaatgcacTAAAAAACAAGAAAGGTACCTAAtgagaaaatatttcaaatgttTTAGACAACTTTTCAATCGATCGCGTCAAAAATCGTGACTCGTGATCTACGGGTTGCGACTGTGAGGGATGCAACTGAAGCTtttgtgggtgtgggtgtgtgtggctTTGTTGGTGATTTGTGGAAAAGTGTGATGTTGTGAGGCTAATCCATTGAGGGTGAGTGAAGACTGTGCTATAAGTGGCAAACGTACGCGCTTCGATTCAGATTCAAGTGGTGTAttcaatattaaaaaaaaattgaagagcTGTTTAAGCAAGTCCGAAATATCAATTATTCGGAATCGGAATAGAAGCGCGAACTGCGTGGCTATGAAGTGTACACGTGAGTgagtgattgattgattgattatttTCGTGTGTTGTTATGTGATTAACTGAGTGGTGGCTGATCGGTATGGCCCGCCTAGTGTGATGTGGAGGAAACAATAGCGATTTTACACTATCCCACCTTCGCAACCGATGTTTGTCAGTATTTCTGCTGCGGTTGAAACGAATGCAGATGTGGCTGACGCCGGAGAATTTTGTGATGCTGCTGCGGCGGCGGTTGAGACGGCGACAGCCGGAGAAGCTGTGGCAGCGGCTGGGGAGttggttgctgctgttgctgctgctgctgttgttgctccAGCAGTGGCATTGTTGGCAACTGTTGAAGATGCGATAAGATTATTTGTGGGCGGTACAGTTCCACTGGCAGGGATGAGCCCCGGGGGCGCGACCGGTGTACTGCTAGCACTATTGGTGGAAGATGAACAAGAggatggtgatggtgatgacAGTGATGATAGTGGCGAGGATGGCGATGGAAGCGATGATCCGATGGCGGTACTGCTATTGGCTAGACTATTACTAATGTTGAtgatgctgttgttgttgttgccagTGTGATTACTATTGCTCAAAAATGGTATGCGCGATGATACGGCCGCAGCGGCAACGGCTGCCGCTGCCGACGTGGCTGACAGTTTCGGCGGAATTTGCGGTTTATTGGGTGGAATTGGAGGCGGGACACCACGTCCTCCGACCGGTGGAATTATTGTCTTCTTAAGAGTAGTCGCTGTGCCCCCCATTCCGGTGGAGAATCCAATACCGGCAGTACTTCCAGCTGGCGATGACGATGCTTTTCTAACGGTTGCCATCTAGCGTTGGTTGTGTGGTTGGTGACGAGCGAGGTCCATTTCAATTCACAGTTATTGAAAGAGATAAGAGATTTGCGGTGTCGAAGTTTATAATGAAAAAAATGGAATGACTTTTTTCTTTGTGGAATTCAAAGAGCATATTCTTcatgtttttttagtggttaggCTTAGTTTACGCTACAGTCCTCATATTAGGAAACCTTCTTCTATAGAAGCGAATCAATTGGAATTTCTCAATTGTTAGTTTGGTTTTATAATTgcggattgattttttttttgtttcggacCGGCAATTTGGTATGTTTCGAGGAAGGTGATtggaaataaaacagaaagaGCAAAATTAGCTATCACTAGCCGGTGGCTGGAATCCGAGATGTGGAAAAGCATTGGGTAAATATCGAAAAATGGAAATATGCAGTATTCTGACAAAATGGATAGGAAAACCTAAAAGATTCAATCGATGTTTTAAAAAGTGTACATTTAAAAACATAACATCAGCTGTAACCTTACTCGCAATTAGCATTGCTAATGGTAGACTTGAGCAACAAAGGTTACAACTGAATGAAGTTTAGTAAAATTAACAAACGTTCAGTTTAGTGTTTGTGCTCGAAaattaaattatacttgaaCCAATACTGTAACAGCGCAAAGGCCATAAGTGATGCGTCcctaaaatgaaatgaaaacgtcACTCAAGCCGATCTCATTCTCTCCTGGATAATCTGAAGCAAACAGAAACTCAAATACCTTCCCGAAAACGTGCCAATTAGCAGCGCCAGAAGAATAGGAGCAGTGTTAATAATTCCAACGTACACGCAGACATACCGTGTGGATGTGGATGAGGAAGAACTTCAGGACAGGAATTTTGACTCGAAACCGTAAACCATAATAGCGAACTACTCAAGTAATCCTATCAATAGCATACTATCATCTATCATCAATCAAGCCATGGATACTGAGGATCGAAAGAAACTAAATTTGCTTACCTTGCCCGGTGTGGCGTTCGCGTAGGTCTCGGGTGACGGTGCGACCGGCGCAGAGTTCGAACCCGGGCCCGATCCAATCGGAGGGGAAGTAACCGATAGCTGCGAGATGGCTGTCTGACGTATCAGTTGACCGGGAGACACCGAGCGGGCAATTCCGGTGGCTGTGAAGAAGAAACAGAAAAAGCGTTAATTATTATTAAGTTTGATATCCCGGTCGATTCGCAAATTGTCACACGAGTGAAAACGAACTGCATACGCATACAATGAGTGGTGGACAGTGACACACGTGATGACACATGCTGTGTTACGCAAAGCGGATGGTACAGATATCTATTCCGAAGTTTGTTTTTCTCTTGCAGTCTTAATCACGGCATCTGCAACATCACTTCTGTGAACTCTACTACAGTTTCCATGACATAAAAAGCTTATATTAAATATTTATTCGATACAATTTAAACCAGCGGAGTTTAGTTGTACTTTACTAAACAAAATAATCAATAGGCGTAAATAAGacattaccaaaaaaaaaaacaaatatcaaATCCATTAGTGCAGTTGTTTAGCGGAAAAATTGCAATTACCGAAACAAAAATCAGACAAAAACGCATACAACAAATACCAAACCAAAACAAGATAGAGAGACTACCAACATAACAAGCGCGTTCGGCATGAGACACTCTCACAAACAAAACGTGGCAGAGCAATACAGAGGTTAGTGTGTTTAGTGGTAGTTGCAATTACTTGGTCCGGAAACGGGAACGCTAGACACAGTGGCAGTAGGCTGGACCACTTTTGTGGCTACACTACTAATCATGGCAGAGGCggcggcagcggcagcagcagcatgaGCGGATCCGgcggcagcagcggcagcagcagcagcaggagagCAAACCGCGGAACCAGATGCGGCGAGAGCTACGCTGTCTACATCTGGCAAAagttgatggtgatgatgatgatgggggATGATTGGGGGACCCGGGTGTTATTGGATGAGTTGTGAGTTATTGATAGATCAGGTGGGGTTGGAAATTATAATATGAAGATTGGGTAGAATCGAGAATATAAAACATACTGAATCAGTACAGACAATCAACAAAGATTGATAGTGATTTTAACAATCTTAACTTTTTTAGATGTTTCATagttttaatgaaaatttattgtgaGACCCTAAGCCAGGAATACGATATTAGATAAATTAGTTCGATGAATAAAATATTCTAGAGCAAATTTAAACTAATTAACCCAACACCTGAGTACCGTACCTTTATCATTCTACGAGTTGTATTTAAACTTACCAGGAATAATGCCTCCAATCGATGGCCTAGATGGCATCAATCCACCGGGTTTAGTGGGCAGCTGTGGAGCAACAATCGGATGACGTATTCCAGTTTGTTTTCGCAGAAGCTCCAGCTCTGTTCTAAGTTGCTGAATCTCGATCTCCTGTTCTTTTATCCTAAAAACAAAACGACTAAATTAAGTAAAATATCGATCTCCCAACACTAACACACGCACCTTCTTTCGTCCTTTGCTAACGTTTGATGCAGCATCTTTCGCTCCAAATCGTACTGCTGCGTTTGGGTTTCCAGCTCTGCCTCCATCCGGAGGGATTTCTTACTTTCCTCCTCCAAGCCCTCGGCAATGGTATCGACCCGCATTTTTTCCTCCGACAAAATCTGTGCCAGATCCTCGCTTCTTTTTCGTTCCTCTATATATTTTATGATTATCTTCTTGCGCTCAGCCAGGAGCAGCAGAACAATCTGCTTTTGTCGATTTTTCTCCGCCTCGAACTGCTCTTCAATCTTTTTCACCTCCAGCTCTAGCACCTTACGCTGCTCCTTCTCGTGTTCCAATTCCTGTTTTAGACGCGATCGCTCGATCTCCAACCCGTACGTAATATCGTCCCCCTGGGCAGTAGTGTGTTCATGCTTTCGCCGTTCTTCTTCCAATTCCTGTACCACCTGTTTGTACCGCTCTTCGGCATCCTTGAGCACCTCAACCATCTTGGCTTGCGTTTGTCTCTGCTGCATTACGAGAGCCGCTAGCGAGTCCATTTGTTCTTTTACGCCCACGCGTTGATCGTTAAGTAATCGCATCTCATGCTCGGAATAGGCTGCCTGAATGGACGACTGCCGGCTGGCAATGTTTCCACTGGATGCCAGATTGTCCCGATAAAGGGCTGCATGTGGATCATTCAGATTAGTTGATTTACTGTACCGAGTGGTGTTGAGCAGCTGTTTGACTTTTTCCGTTTTCAATACGGCTATCACTACGTCCCGGGCTTGCAGCTCGCCTTCCAGATAGCTGAGCAACTTTAAAAGATCCGTTTTGCTGAAGTCCATTTTAGGGTTGCGCTAGAACGGGAGAGAATGATTTCTAAAGGTCAATGTCAAAGACTAATTTTGTAGGGATAAATATCTAGTTTAACCCCAGCTTTTTCCCTTTTAGACTACACCCAATCCAGATTATACAGTAAAATAGTACGAATAAAAACAGTTTATAAACGCACAAGTATGTTCAAGACTAAACGAAAGAATTAATGATAATGGCTGAATCGGTCTACGCAGGCCATCCAAGCCTAAGCCCTGTGCGTGTAcccccgcgggccgcagtttggccatcactggtgtAGATCACTGAATATGCAATGCTAGCATGTTTAGAACCTTATTTACCTAACCGAAAAATGGCTGTAAAGTTGGGCTTGGCCCAGTCTAGCTGGTTTAGCAACAATTCCAAAGCTCCTCAAGGCAGTATCTTGGGACACTTACTGTTTTCGCTAGTTATTAACGATATCCCAAAACTACTATCAGCTGGTACACAACTATAAATATGCGAATCACACTATCAACTTATTATTTTGTATAACGACTCACTGGACTTCAAACGCTGATCGACTTGTTCTCTGATTGGTGCTACTACAACTacaagaattcgaaaaagtactgTAAAGGTCTAttgtacacacttaaacgattcggtaaaatttaccgaaatctaaacagctgaacgttcggtaaaattttttattgcaccaaacattactaatgatctgtaaacgtcgattggcaccatcgaaatttttaccgaacgttcagctgtttagaattcggtaaaattttaccgaattcggtgctttttgttaagtgtgtagttttatcttttatatttacgaCGCTATGTGGTTGCTACCGCGTTGGTAACCGAATGAGCGCTCTTTCAGCTGCCAACggagtagcagccccatagcgccggcccatccggcatccttgttacGGGGCCAGCTCATtctagcctgccgtgttttagtcgcttcacaatatccgcatctttgtatacttggtatatttcatgattcatgcgcgcGATTCATTTAATATGCCGGTAAGAATTGATTGCAGgctcttacgctcaaaaacgccaagcgctagtcggtcgctctctttcaacgtccacactcacatcg is part of the Sabethes cyaneus chromosome 2, idSabCyanKW18_F2, whole genome shotgun sequence genome and harbors:
- the LOC128733494 gene encoding CTTNBP2 N-terminal-like protein isoform X1, whose product is MSTARPRLVSTSLRKLRPSSPVKRVKSSNEVEESSSPPLPPSNEMAESAGAGPSEAATEEVPEQPPGKFTEADLQAIKLTSDTLKRNPKMDFSKTDLLKLLSYLEGELQARDVVIAVLKTEKVKQLLNTTRYSKSTNLNDPHAALYRDNLASSGNIASRQSSIQAAYSEHEMRLLNDQRVGVKEQMDSLAALVMQQRQTQAKMVEVLKDAEERYKQVVQELEEERRKHEHTTAQGDDITYGLEIERSRLKQELEHEKEQRKVLELEVKKIEEQFEAEKNRQKQIVLLLLAERKKIIIKYIEERKRSEDLAQILSEEKMRVDTIAEGLEEESKKSLRMEAELETQTQQYDLERKMLHQTLAKDERRIKEQEIEIQQLRTELELLRKQTGIRHPIVAPQLPTKPGGLMPSRPSIGGIIPATGIARSVSPGQLIRQTAISQLSVTSPPIGSGPGSNSAPVAPSPETYANATPGKMATVRKASSSPAGSTAGIGFSTGMGGTATTLKKTIIPPVGGRGVPPPIPPNKPQIPPKLSATSAAAAVAAAAVSSRIPFLSNSNHTGNNNNSIINISNSLANSSTAIGSSLPSPSSPLSSLSSPSPSSCSSSTNSASSTPVAPPGLIPASGTVPPTNNLIASSTVANNATAGATTAAAATAATNSPAAATASPAVAVSTAAAAASQNSPASATSAFVSTAAEILTNIGCEGTFLESLKVYPPTMPYHSHTTYGDQNPHDAADRSNPSAIV
- the LOC128733494 gene encoding CTTNBP2 N-terminal-like protein isoform X2 yields the protein MSTARPRLVSTSLRKLRPSSPVKRVKSSNEVEESSSPPLPPSNEMAESAGAGPSEAATEEVPEQPPGKFTEADLQAIKLTSDTLKRNPKMDFSKTDLLKLLSYLEGELQARDVVIAVLKTEKVKQLLNTTRYSKSTNLNDPHAALYRDNLASSGNIASRQSSIQAAYSEHEMRLLNDQRVGVKEQMDSLAALVMQQRQTQAKMVEVLKDAEERYKQVVQELEEERRKHEHTTAQGDDITYGLEIERSRLKQELEHEKEQRKVLELEVKKIEEQFEAEKNRQKQIVLLLLAERKKIIIKYIEERKRSEDLAQILSEEKMRVDTIAEGLEEESKKSLRMEAELETQTQQYDLERKMLHQTLAKDERRIKEQEIEIQQLRTELELLRKQTGIRHPIVAPQLPTKPGGLMPSRPSIGGIIPATGIARSVSPGQLIRQTAISQLSVTSPPIGSGPGSNSAPVAPSPETYANATPGKMATVRKASSSPAGSTAGIGFSTGMGGTATTLKKTIIPPVGGRGVPPPIPPNKPQIPPKLSATSAAAAVAAAAVSSRIPFLSNSNHTGNNNNSIINISNSLANSSTAIGSSLPSPSSPLSSLSSPSPSSCSSSTNSASSTPVAPPGLIPASGTVPPTNNLIASSTVANNATAGATTAAAATAATNSPAAATASPAVAVSTAAAAASQNSPASATSAFVSTAAEILTNIGCEAIYVSCNCTYFYTALCMMKCNN
- the LOC128733494 gene encoding CTTNBP2 N-terminal-like protein isoform X3, encoding MSTARPRLVSTSLRKLRPSSPVKRVKSSNEVEESSSPPLPPSNEMAESAGAGPSEAATEEVPEQPPGKFTEADLQAIKLTSDTLKRNPKMDFSKTDLLKLLSYLEGELQARDVVIAVLKTEKVKQLLNTTRYSKSTNLNDPHAALYRDNLASSGNIASRQSSIQAAYSEHEMRLLNDQRVGVKEQMDSLAALVMQQRQTQAKMVEVLKDAEERYKQVVQELEEERRKHEHTTAQGDDITYGLEIERSRLKQELEHEKEQRKVLELEVKKIEEQFEAEKNRQKQIVLLLLAERKKIIIKYIEERKRSEDLAQILSEEKMRVDTIAEGLEEESKKSLRMEAELETQTQQYDLERKMLHQTLAKDERRIKEQEIEIQQLRTELELLRKQTGIRHPIVAPQLPTKPGGLMPSRPSIGGIIPATGIARSVSPGQLIRQTAISQLSVTSPPIGSGPGSNSAPVAPSPETYANATPGKLPTMPLLEQQQQQQQQQQPTPQPLPQLLRLSPSQPPPQQHHKILRRQPHLHSFQPQQKY